Proteins found in one Nocardia brasiliensis ATCC 700358 genomic segment:
- a CDS encoding LacI family DNA-binding transcriptional regulator, with protein MPPKATMKSVAAAVGVSLSTVSNAYNRPEQLSAAVRERIFEAARELGYTGPDAAARTLRGRRAGAIGLILTEELSYAFSDPFAVGLLAGLSEVAERTSTGLLLIPLPRYEFGADEQAIRESVEAVRNAVVDGIAAYCVDPGHPALDVVAARGLPFAHSDDEFPGRRVVIDEAAATKAVGAHLAKLGHTRVAAVVDCGRDAPGVREISDLSVLYNNARLRIGGLRDGLGPDAEITVVSGGHNSVDSGIAGAELVLDRRDRPTAIAAMGDVLALGVLEAMRRRGLTPGRDISVTGFDDISAAEAAGLTTIRQPIRLKGQLLGRMLLDPDYTEERVVLPTELIVRSSTGPVRG; from the coding sequence ATGCCACCCAAAGCGACCATGAAGTCCGTTGCGGCGGCGGTGGGGGTCTCGCTGTCGACGGTGTCGAATGCCTACAACCGGCCCGAGCAGCTCTCGGCTGCGGTGCGGGAACGGATTTTCGAGGCGGCTCGGGAGCTGGGCTACACCGGTCCCGACGCGGCGGCGCGGACGCTGCGCGGCCGGCGGGCCGGTGCGATCGGCCTGATCCTCACCGAAGAGCTGTCCTACGCGTTCTCCGACCCGTTCGCGGTCGGGCTGCTGGCCGGGTTGAGCGAGGTGGCCGAACGCACCAGCACCGGCCTGCTGCTGATTCCGTTGCCGCGCTATGAGTTCGGCGCCGACGAGCAGGCCATCCGGGAGTCCGTCGAGGCGGTGCGCAACGCGGTGGTCGACGGGATCGCGGCCTACTGCGTCGACCCGGGCCATCCCGCGCTGGACGTGGTCGCGGCCCGTGGTCTGCCGTTCGCGCATTCCGACGACGAGTTTCCGGGACGCCGCGTGGTGATCGATGAGGCGGCCGCGACCAAGGCGGTCGGCGCGCATCTGGCGAAACTCGGCCATACCCGGGTGGCCGCGGTCGTCGACTGCGGCCGCGACGCTCCGGGCGTCCGCGAGATCAGCGATCTGTCGGTGCTCTACAACAACGCCCGGCTGCGGATCGGTGGCCTGCGCGACGGTCTCGGTCCGGATGCCGAGATCACCGTCGTCTCCGGCGGCCACAACTCGGTCGACTCCGGAATCGCCGGCGCCGAACTGGTATTGGATCGGCGCGACCGCCCCACCGCGATCGCCGCCATGGGCGACGTGCTCGCGCTGGGTGTCCTCGAAGCCATGCGGCGGCGCGGACTCACCCCGGGGCGCGATATCTCGGTCACCGGTTTCGACGACATCTCGGCCGCGGAGGCGGCCGGCCTCACCACGATCAGGCAACCGATCCGGCTGAAGGGTCAGTTGCTCGGGCGCATGCTGCTCGACCCCGATTACACCGAGGAACGAGTCGTGCTGCCCACCGAATTGATCGTCCGCTCCAGCACCGGACCGGTGCGCGGCTGA